One genomic window of Notamacropus eugenii isolate mMacEug1 chromosome 6, mMacEug1.pri_v2, whole genome shotgun sequence includes the following:
- the KCNE4 gene encoding potassium voltage-gated channel subfamily E member 4 — translation MGDAVANISLPETSSSLPERQTSTSVGGSGSEYFYVLVVMSFYGIFLIGIMLGYMKSKRREKKSNLLLLYKDEERLWGEAMKPLPIVSGLRSTQVPLMLNMLQESMGPALSCTICSMEAGSVSSESSSPDVHFTIHEEVPDDELGETSETPLHESSEGSSDNIPQNS, via the coding sequence ATGGGTGATGCAGTTGCTAACATTTCCTTACCTGAAACATCCAGCTCCCTGCCTGAACGCCAGACCTCCACCAGTGTGGGTGGGAGTGGTAGCGAATACTTTTATGTCCTGGTTGTCATGTCCTTCTACGGCATCTTTTTGATTGGAATCATGCTGGGCTACATGAAAtcgaagaggagggagaagaaatccAACCTGCTTCTGCTCTATAAGGATGAAGAGAGACTCTGGGGAGAGGCTATGAAGCCTCTGCCCATTGTGTCAGGGCTGAGGTCAACCCAGGTGCCCCTGATGCTGAACATGCTTCAGGAGAGCATGGGACCTGCTCTGTCATGCACCATCTGCTCCATGGAGGCAGGCAGTGTGAGCTCAGAGTCATCTTCGCCTGATGTCCATTTCACCATCCACGAGGAAGTACCTGATGATGAGCTAGGAGAGACCTCAGAGACGCCCCTCCATGAAAGCAGTGAAGGGTCTTCGGATAACATCCCCCAGAATTCCTAG